The following are encoded together in the Flammeovirga agarivorans genome:
- a CDS encoding sulfate adenylyltransferase subunit 1, with product MSEVLNNPSIKREDSTAAVDQAYMNMDLLRFTTAGSVDDGKSTLIGRLMYDTKQIFEDQLEAIEKSSKSRGDENVNLALLTDGLKAEREQGITIDVAYRYFATPKRKFIIADTPGHIQYTRNMVTGASTANLAIILVDARNGVVEQTKRHTFIASLLKIKHIVVAVNKMDLVDYSEEQFNKIVEDFKAFSSKIGIDDIRFIPISALKGDNVVDDSERTPWYKGGSLLTNLENVEIDLDYDLDNPRFPVQRVIEVEEGEKAGFKGFGGRIDGGIFKVGDAVKSLLTGEESTIKSIETMTGQLEEAFPPMSVALTLEADLKLERGDMLVKVGNTPSNANEFSATVCWMNQNALNVGDAFLLKQTTKETTAVVSEIVEKLDINTMEHIDEKETLKMNEIGVVKIKTVDPIFFDEYKKNRNTGSLILIDKDSNETVAAGMIK from the coding sequence ATGAGCGAAGTATTAAACAATCCGAGCATAAAAAGAGAAGATTCTACAGCAGCTGTAGATCAGGCATATATGAATATGGACTTGCTCCGTTTCACTACTGCAGGTAGTGTTGATGACGGAAAAAGTACATTGATTGGTCGTCTAATGTACGACACAAAACAGATCTTTGAAGATCAGTTGGAAGCAATTGAGAAGTCTTCAAAATCAAGAGGTGACGAAAATGTTAACCTTGCATTATTAACAGATGGCTTAAAAGCCGAAAGAGAGCAAGGTATTACTATTGACGTAGCCTACCGTTATTTTGCCACTCCAAAGCGTAAGTTTATTATTGCGGATACTCCAGGTCATATTCAGTATACTCGTAATATGGTAACTGGAGCTTCAACAGCGAACTTGGCCATTATTCTTGTAGATGCAAGAAACGGCGTAGTAGAGCAAACTAAACGTCATACTTTTATCGCATCATTGCTTAAAATTAAGCATATCGTTGTAGCGGTAAATAAGATGGACTTGGTAGACTATTCAGAGGAGCAGTTCAACAAAATTGTAGAAGACTTCAAAGCATTCTCAAGTAAAATTGGTATCGACGATATTCGTTTTATTCCTATCTCAGCATTGAAAGGAGATAACGTAGTGGATGATTCAGAGCGTACACCATGGTACAAGGGTGGTTCTTTATTGACCAACCTGGAAAATGTTGAAATCGATTTGGATTATGATTTGGATAACCCTCGTTTCCCTGTTCAAAGAGTAATTGAAGTAGAAGAAGGTGAAAAAGCTGGATTTAAAGGTTTCGGTGGTAGAATTGACGGTGGTATCTTCAAAGTTGGTGATGCTGTGAAATCATTGCTTACTGGCGAAGAATCAACCATCAAATCTATTGAGACGATGACAGGTCAGTTGGAAGAAGCATTCCCTCCAATGTCAGTTGCTCTTACATTAGAGGCTGATTTGAAGTTGGAAAGAGGTGATATGTTGGTGAAAGTGGGAAACACTCCATCAAATGCCAATGAATTCAGTGCTACTGTATGCTGGATGAATCAAAATGCTTTAAATGTTGGTGACGCATTCCTTCTTAAGCAGACAACAAAAGAAACTACAGCTGTAGTTAGTGAAATTGTTGAGAAGTTGGACATCAATACAATGGAGCATATTGATGAAAAAGAGACATTAAAAATGAATGAAATTGGAGTTGTGAAGATCAAAACAGTAGATCCAATCTTCTTTGATGAATACAAGAAAAATAGAAATACAGGAAGTTTAATTCTTATTGATAAGGATTCTAACGAAACTGTAGCGGCAGGTATGATCAAATAG
- the cysD gene encoding sulfate adenylyltransferase subunit CysD, whose protein sequence is MSHTLTHLKQLESEAIYIFREVAAQFERPAILFSGGKDSIVMVHLARKAFWPGKVPFPLIHIDTGHNFPEAIEYRDWMVKEFDLDLIVGSVQGSIDKGTAVEERGVNPSRNGLQAITLLETLEEYKVDAAFGGGRRDEEKARAKERFFSHRDEFGQWNPKNQRPELWSLYNGHYNEEEHFRIFPISNWTEMDVWQYIALEKIALPSIYFAHKRNIVERNGILLAESPWNTLLEGEKYEERLIRYRTLGDMTCTGAVSSDADDLTGIIQEVASSKVTERGNRSDDKRSEAAMEERKLQGYF, encoded by the coding sequence ATGTCTCATACACTGACACACCTGAAACAGCTTGAATCCGAAGCTATCTATATTTTTAGAGAAGTAGCGGCTCAATTTGAAAGACCAGCTATCTTATTCTCTGGTGGAAAGGACTCTATTGTCATGGTACATTTAGCAAGAAAAGCTTTCTGGCCAGGTAAAGTTCCCTTCCCTTTAATCCATATCGATACAGGACATAACTTCCCAGAAGCTATTGAGTATAGAGACTGGATGGTTAAAGAATTTGACCTTGATTTGATCGTAGGTTCAGTGCAGGGCTCTATCGATAAAGGTACTGCAGTAGAAGAAAGAGGGGTAAACCCAAGTAGAAACGGTCTTCAGGCAATTACTTTATTGGAAACATTAGAAGAGTATAAAGTAGATGCTGCCTTTGGTGGAGGACGTCGTGATGAGGAAAAAGCAAGAGCGAAAGAGCGTTTCTTCTCTCACCGTGATGAATTCGGTCAGTGGAATCCAAAAAATCAAAGACCTGAATTGTGGAGTCTTTATAATGGACACTACAATGAGGAAGAGCATTTCCGTATTTTCCCAATTTCAAACTGGACGGAAATGGATGTATGGCAATACATTGCATTAGAGAAAATTGCATTGCCTTCTATCTACTTTGCTCATAAGAGAAATATTGTTGAACGTAATGGAATCCTATTGGCAGAGTCTCCATGGAATACACTGTTGGAAGGAGAGAAATACGAAGAAAGATTAATTAGATACCGTACACTTGGAGACATGACTTGTACAGGTGCTGTATCTTCTGATGCAGATGATTTGACAGGTATTATTCAGGAAGTAGCTTCTTCTAAAGTGACTGAAAGAGGTAACAGATCGGATGATAAACGATCAGAAGCGGCAATGGAAGAACGTAAACTTCAAGGGTATTTCTAA
- the cysC gene encoding adenylyl-sulfate kinase, which translates to MSEATNIHPIFNSILSREKKEGLLKQNGVVLWMTGLSGSGKSTLARALEFALHDLGYFTMLLDGDNLRTGVNSNLGFSEEDRKENVRRSAEVSKLFASAGIITICSLISPTEEIRDAAKEIIGEEDFKQVFIDAPFEVCAERDVKGLYKKALAGEIKNFTGLDSPFETPANPFVRIPTAEQSLEESLKQLLEAVLPIIKLTENK; encoded by the coding sequence ATGAGCGAAGCTACGAATATTCATCCTATTTTTAATTCTATTCTATCAAGAGAGAAAAAAGAAGGATTATTAAAACAGAACGGAGTAGTACTTTGGATGACTGGTTTATCAGGTTCAGGAAAAAGTACCTTAGCAAGAGCATTGGAGTTTGCTTTACACGACCTTGGTTATTTTACAATGCTATTGGATGGTGATAACCTTAGAACAGGAGTGAATAGCAACCTTGGTTTTTCAGAAGAAGACCGAAAAGAAAATGTGAGAAGATCAGCAGAAGTGTCAAAACTTTTTGCTTCTGCAGGAATCATCACTATCTGTTCTTTAATTAGCCCAACAGAGGAAATTAGAGATGCAGCCAAAGAAATCATTGGCGAAGAAGATTTTAAACAAGTATTTATTGATGCTCCTTTTGAAGTGTGTGCAGAACGTGATGTAAAAGGACTTTATAAAAAAGCATTGGCTGGCGAAATTAAAAACTTTACAGGATTAGATTCTCCTTTTGAGACACCTGCAAATCCTTTCGTAAGAATCCCAACTGCTGAACAGAGTTTGGAAGAAAGCTTAAAGCAACTTCTTGAAGCTGTTCTACCAATAATTAAATTAACAGAAAACAAATAA
- a CDS encoding tetratricopeptide repeat-containing sensor histidine kinase has product MKIYITLSIFLLVIFSSPSFSQQAKIDSLKEEIEKQKGNKLYKTYINLVWESRDLYPDTAVVYGELLLKITEDNPKFRERAKVLNLIGVAIRNKGDYGTAFDYFKQAMLQADINNDLQQKGYSYINIGTLFQFEGDHFEALKNLNEASKIADQLQDNEMIGYCNEMIGKIQLSRGKYDLALMHFQKMLENRLLDNNLQKIAGAHLNIGEAYLAAGDPYLARQEFLKVFDLAQKTDYQSLKHTVEALIGETYYNSSQDSLGIVLKYYGDAYKGFIDLQQPLRQARVLGKIAKVYLDQNRISKSIEAANKGLEIAEQLPALQEALILTDILAKAYKKRGDVQNEAIVLRKYIYYVHLYQDEEKLQRAQMLENTMAIAEKEEEINKLSKQNDLSQEKIDNREYALIFLSVVFLLLGIILFLLNQKTKRFKEFSETLKSKTKEIQDQKFIIGEKVVEVLELNEKLTEKNKELEDNLIQTKKIHEQLVRSEKLAIVGQMMAVVAHEINNPINFIINNIIPITENMMEVKTLVKEQEFENKEELLEDVEESILLLQGIDDGVNRIREISQDLKNAVKSNHGVPQEFNVNDSINTTLNLLTKKYKYDDIDVTLELDEKLPNIICLGGKISQVFINIIDNAFQALKEQNLENKFIKISTKKLKDNKVGISVSDNGGGIKDVDHLFEAFYTTKKEGLGLGLVISKDIIVSHKGLINAFNNKEGGATFTIQLPLSSD; this is encoded by the coding sequence ATGAAAATATATATTACTTTATCTATTTTTCTTCTTGTCATCTTTAGCTCCCCTTCTTTCTCTCAGCAAGCTAAAATCGATAGTTTAAAAGAAGAAATAGAAAAACAAAAAGGAAATAAATTATATAAAACTTATATAAATCTCGTTTGGGAATCTCGAGATTTGTATCCTGATACTGCTGTAGTATATGGTGAATTATTACTAAAAATTACTGAAGACAATCCTAAGTTTAGAGAAAGAGCTAAAGTTTTGAACCTTATTGGTGTCGCAATTAGAAATAAAGGCGATTACGGTACTGCTTTTGACTACTTTAAACAAGCAATGCTACAAGCAGACATCAACAATGATTTACAACAAAAAGGTTATTCTTACATCAATATTGGTACTCTTTTTCAATTTGAGGGAGATCATTTTGAAGCGCTGAAAAATTTAAATGAAGCATCAAAAATTGCTGATCAATTACAAGACAATGAAATGATTGGCTATTGTAATGAGATGATCGGAAAAATTCAGCTTTCAAGAGGAAAATATGATCTAGCACTTATGCATTTCCAAAAAATGCTTGAAAACAGGTTACTCGATAATAATCTTCAAAAGATTGCTGGAGCACACCTGAATATTGGTGAAGCTTATTTGGCTGCAGGTGATCCTTATTTAGCGAGGCAAGAATTCCTTAAAGTCTTCGACCTAGCACAGAAAACTGATTATCAAAGCTTAAAACATACAGTCGAGGCGTTAATTGGTGAAACTTATTACAATAGTTCACAGGATAGCCTAGGAATTGTTTTAAAATATTATGGTGATGCCTATAAAGGGTTTATTGATTTACAACAACCTTTGAGACAAGCTAGAGTACTGGGTAAAATTGCAAAAGTATATCTAGACCAAAACCGTATTTCAAAATCAATTGAAGCGGCAAATAAAGGTCTTGAAATAGCAGAACAACTACCCGCTTTACAGGAGGCCCTTATCCTTACAGATATTTTAGCAAAAGCTTATAAAAAAAGAGGTGATGTTCAAAACGAGGCTATTGTTCTAAGGAAATACATCTACTATGTCCATTTATATCAAGATGAAGAGAAATTGCAGAGAGCTCAGATGCTTGAAAATACAATGGCAATAGCAGAGAAAGAAGAAGAAATTAATAAACTAAGCAAACAAAACGACCTTTCTCAGGAGAAGATTGATAACAGAGAATATGCATTGATCTTTTTATCCGTAGTCTTTTTACTGCTAGGCATTATCTTGTTCTTATTGAATCAAAAAACGAAAAGGTTTAAAGAGTTTAGTGAGACATTAAAAAGTAAGACAAAAGAAATCCAAGACCAGAAGTTCATCATTGGTGAAAAGGTAGTGGAGGTTCTAGAACTTAACGAAAAGCTCACTGAAAAAAATAAAGAACTTGAGGATAATCTAATCCAAACCAAGAAAATACATGAGCAATTAGTTCGCTCTGAAAAGCTCGCTATTGTTGGTCAGATGATGGCCGTGGTAGCTCATGAGATCAATAATCCCATCAATTTTATTATCAATAATATCATTCCTATCACAGAAAACATGATGGAGGTTAAAACCTTAGTGAAGGAACAAGAATTTGAAAATAAAGAAGAATTATTGGAAGATGTTGAGGAGTCTATTTTGCTTTTACAAGGTATTGATGATGGAGTCAATCGTATCAGAGAAATATCTCAGGACTTAAAGAATGCCGTAAAATCCAACCATGGTGTACCTCAAGAATTTAACGTAAATGATAGTATCAATACAACACTCAACCTATTAACAAAAAAATATAAGTACGACGATATAGATGTAACGTTAGAACTCGATGAAAAACTTCCTAATATTATTTGTTTAGGAGGAAAAATATCTCAAGTATTTATCAATATCATCGATAATGCATTCCAAGCACTTAAAGAACAAAATCTTGAAAATAAGTTTATCAAGATCTCTACTAAGAAGTTAAAAGACAACAAAGTAGGAATTAGTGTTTCTGATAATGGAGGAGGTATTAAAGACGTGGACCATTTATTTGAAGCGTTTTATACCACAAAGAAAGAAGGCTTGGGTTTAGGCTTAGTTATTAGTAAGGATATTATTGTTAGTCATAAAGGACTAATCAATGCATTTAATAATAAAGAAGGAGGAGCTACATTTACAATACAACTCCCCCTTTCTTCTGATTAA
- the lpcA gene encoding D-sedoheptulose 7-phosphate isomerase, with translation MTDFNSLIIGELLEAQQTLEKFLSDESTIKSIEAAADLLVDSFKNEGKVMSCGNGGSHCDAMHFAEELTGRYRNDRPSIGAIAISDPSHISCVSNDYGFEYIFSRYLQGVGRKGDVLFALSTSGNSQNIINAIEVAKDKGIKVIALTGKDGGKMAGLADIEIRVPHFGYADRIQEIHIKVIHIIIQLIELKLGY, from the coding sequence ATGACGGATTTTAACTCCCTAATTATAGGTGAATTGTTAGAGGCTCAGCAAACATTAGAAAAATTTCTATCTGATGAGAGTACAATCAAGTCTATTGAGGCTGCTGCAGACTTATTGGTAGATTCATTTAAAAATGAAGGGAAAGTGATGTCATGTGGTAATGGTGGTTCACATTGTGATGCCATGCATTTTGCTGAAGAATTAACGGGTAGGTATAGAAATGACAGGCCATCAATTGGTGCTATTGCTATATCTGATCCTAGTCATATTTCTTGTGTAAGTAATGATTATGGCTTCGAATATATCTTTTCGCGCTACTTACAAGGAGTAGGAAGGAAAGGAGATGTCCTGTTTGCATTAAGTACAAGCGGTAATTCTCAGAATATCATTAACGCTATTGAAGTGGCTAAAGATAAAGGAATTAAGGTTATCGCTTTAACAGGCAAAGATGGTGGTAAAATGGCAGGTCTAGCTGATATCGAAATCAGAGTTCCTCACTTTGGTTATGCCGATAGGATTCAAGAAATACATATAAAAGTGATCCATATTATAATCCAACTAATTGAGTTGAAATTAGGATACTAG
- a CDS encoding mechanosensitive ion channel family protein has translation MENTSQLQEYVINFLSTYGVKAGQGLLFLIIGFYIANKVAHLVNEQIKKTSRDNHALIDFVTALTKIGLKVIIIVGAIGMAGVETTSFIAMLGSAGLAIGLALQGSLANVAGGALLLTLRPIKNGEFIEAQGYIGTVDEIGLFATTIITPHRRHVFIPNGALAGGVIKNFTREGFVRCDVPIGISYDSDIKKAREVLLGTIKDDKRVLQNPEKPVVWVTNLGDSSVDLQLRVHLKVEDYWEFLFETLEACKIALDNNGIEIPFPQRVVHMKQDEAPE, from the coding sequence ATGGAAAATACTTCCCAGTTGCAAGAGTATGTCATTAACTTCCTTTCTACTTACGGAGTTAAAGCCGGACAAGGTCTCTTATTTCTTATCATCGGATTCTACATCGCTAATAAAGTAGCCCATTTAGTCAACGAGCAAATCAAAAAAACATCAAGAGACAACCATGCCTTGATCGATTTTGTTACTGCACTAACAAAAATAGGCCTAAAAGTAATCATCATAGTTGGTGCCATTGGAATGGCTGGTGTTGAAACAACATCGTTTATTGCTATGCTTGGTTCAGCTGGTTTAGCAATTGGTTTAGCACTTCAAGGTTCATTAGCCAATGTAGCAGGTGGTGCTTTATTACTTACCCTTCGTCCAATTAAGAATGGTGAATTTATTGAAGCGCAAGGATATATCGGTACGGTAGACGAAATCGGTTTATTTGCAACAACTATCATTACACCACATAGACGTCACGTTTTTATTCCTAACGGTGCATTAGCAGGTGGTGTCATTAAAAACTTTACAAGAGAAGGTTTTGTAAGATGTGATGTGCCTATTGGCATTTCTTACGACTCGGATATAAAAAAGGCAAGAGAGGTTCTTTTGGGCACTATTAAAGATGACAAAAGAGTACTTCAAAATCCAGAAAAGCCTGTTGTTTGGGTAACAAACTTGGGTGATAGTTCAGTAGACCTACAATTAAGGGTACATCTTAAAGTAGAAGATTATTGGGAGTTTTTATTTGAAACATTAGAAGCATGTAAAATTGCTTTAGATAATAACGGTATTGAAATTCCATTCCCTCAAAGAGTGGTTCATATGAAACAAGATGAAGCTCCTGAATAA
- the nadA gene encoding quinolinate synthase NadA: MENEPIDLKKEITRLKEEKNAVFLAHYYQDAEIQDLADFVGDSLALAQKAAETDADIILFAGVHFMAETAKIINPEKKVILPDFKAGCSLAEAAPAKEFSEFVKQHPDHTVVTYINSSAEVKAYTDITVTSTNALKIINSLPEDEKIIFAPDRNLGKYIMKETGRDMLLWDGACVVHEAFALEKILDLHKENPHAKIIAHPESEMPLLKVASFVGSTAALLKFVQEDEGDAYIVATEAGILHKMREAVPNKNLIPAPSKEDNTCACSECHFMKMNTLEKVYNCLQYEYPEVNVEENIRVKAIGSIERMFELS; this comes from the coding sequence ATGGAAAATGAGCCTATCGATCTAAAAAAAGAAATAACTCGCTTAAAGGAGGAGAAAAACGCCGTATTTTTAGCACACTATTATCAAGATGCAGAGATCCAAGATCTTGCTGATTTTGTTGGTGATAGTTTAGCTTTAGCACAAAAGGCAGCAGAAACTGACGCAGACATCATCTTATTTGCAGGTGTACACTTTATGGCGGAAACTGCAAAAATCATCAATCCTGAGAAAAAAGTAATTTTACCAGACTTTAAAGCTGGCTGTTCATTAGCAGAAGCAGCTCCTGCAAAGGAATTCTCAGAGTTTGTAAAACAGCACCCAGACCATACTGTTGTTACTTACATCAACTCTTCAGCAGAAGTTAAAGCGTATACAGACATCACTGTAACATCTACAAACGCTTTAAAAATCATCAACAGTTTACCAGAAGATGAAAAAATCATCTTCGCACCAGATAGAAATCTTGGTAAATATATCATGAAGGAGACTGGTCGTGATATGTTACTTTGGGACGGTGCTTGTGTAGTTCATGAAGCTTTTGCTTTAGAAAAAATCTTAGATTTACATAAGGAAAATCCTCACGCTAAAATTATAGCACACCCTGAATCTGAAATGCCACTATTAAAAGTTGCTTCTTTTGTTGGTTCAACAGCAGCACTTTTAAAATTTGTACAGGAAGATGAAGGAGATGCTTATATCGTTGCAACTGAAGCCGGTATTTTACATAAAATGAGAGAAGCGGTTCCTAATAAGAACTTAATCCCTGCTCCGTCTAAAGAAGATAACACTTGTGCTTGTTCAGAATGTCACTTCATGAAAATGAATACATTAGAAAAAGTATACAACTGTTTACAATACGAATATCCTGAAGTGAACGTAGAAGAAAACATTCGAGTTAAAGCGATTGGCTCAATTGAAAGAATGTTTGAATTATCATAA
- the nadB gene encoding L-aspartate oxidase, producing the protein MAKVDFLIVGSGIAGLSYALKLCEHFQDKSFHPKICLITKDEPFESNTRYAQGGIAAVIDSDDSYEKHINDTLVAGSHINNEEVVKLVVQNGPDRIRELIEWGTQFDKSDDGDYKLAKEGGHSDHRILHFKDVTGQEIQRALLDAIKKYDNVEILSDYFAVDLITQHHLGQDVTRYRKDTQCYGVYALNKVSGEVETILSKVTLLATGGIGQVYKTTTNPSVATGDGIAMTYRAKGHVAQMEFVQFHPTAMYQRGHEGNAFLITEAMRGAGAILRNSKGEDFVKRYDERGSLAPRDIVARAIDSEMKREGKDHVWLDASVIDEKELKSHFPSIYEHCLKQGIDISKDFIPVAPASHYLCGGIVVNTKAETSIKNLLACGECTCTGLHGANRLASNSLLEAAVYAHEAFETALQLIDTTEWQELIPDWNKDGTTVPEEMVLISQSRSDLQRVMSNYVGIVRSNERLNRAFKRTALIYNETEDLYKKTVISQPLCELRNMITICYLVISGAKERHENIGLHYSIDYENK; encoded by the coding sequence ATGGCAAAAGTTGATTTCTTAATCGTAGGTTCTGGCATTGCAGGACTAAGTTATGCATTAAAACTTTGCGAACATTTTCAAGACAAGTCTTTCCACCCAAAGATCTGTCTCATTACTAAAGATGAACCTTTCGAAAGCAATACAAGATACGCTCAAGGCGGTATTGCTGCGGTTATTGACTCTGATGACTCTTACGAAAAGCACATCAATGACACATTGGTTGCTGGGTCTCATATCAATAACGAAGAAGTCGTAAAATTAGTAGTTCAAAACGGACCAGATAGAATCCGAGAACTTATTGAATGGGGCACCCAATTTGATAAGTCGGACGATGGCGACTATAAATTAGCCAAGGAAGGAGGGCACTCTGATCACCGTATCCTACATTTTAAAGATGTTACAGGACAAGAAATTCAACGCGCCTTACTTGATGCCATCAAGAAATATGACAATGTTGAAATTCTTTCCGACTATTTTGCTGTTGACTTAATTACACAACATCACTTAGGTCAGGATGTAACAAGATACAGAAAAGACACCCAGTGCTATGGCGTTTATGCTTTAAATAAAGTCTCTGGTGAGGTAGAAACCATCCTTTCTAAAGTTACATTATTAGCAACTGGTGGTATTGGACAAGTATATAAAACAACCACTAACCCAAGTGTAGCTACAGGTGATGGAATTGCTATGACCTATAGAGCAAAAGGTCATGTAGCACAAATGGAGTTTGTACAGTTCCACCCTACTGCCATGTATCAGCGAGGTCATGAGGGCAATGCTTTTTTAATTACAGAAGCTATGCGTGGCGCTGGTGCTATACTTAGAAATAGTAAGGGCGAAGATTTTGTAAAACGATATGATGAAAGAGGATCTTTAGCACCAAGAGATATTGTTGCTAGAGCAATTGACTCTGAAATGAAAAGAGAAGGTAAAGACCATGTTTGGTTAGATGCTTCTGTTATCGATGAAAAAGAGTTAAAGAGCCACTTCCCATCTATTTACGAACATTGCCTGAAGCAAGGGATTGATATTTCGAAAGATTTTATTCCAGTTGCTCCAGCATCGCATTATCTATGTGGTGGAATTGTAGTAAATACAAAAGCAGAAACTTCTATCAAGAACTTATTGGCTTGTGGTGAATGTACTTGTACTGGTTTACATGGAGCAAACCGCTTGGCATCTAATTCTTTGTTAGAAGCCGCTGTATATGCTCATGAAGCTTTTGAAACTGCTCTACAACTTATAGACACTACAGAGTGGCAAGAGCTAATTCCTGATTGGAATAAGGATGGAACCACAGTACCTGAAGAAATGGTATTGATTTCACAATCAAGAAGTGATTTACAAAGAGTAATGTCTAATTATGTAGGTATTGTCAGATCCAATGAACGTTTAAATAGAGCATTCAAAAGAACTGCATTAATCTATAACGAGACAGAAGATCTATACAAAAAAACAGTTATTTCCCAGCCTCTTTGTGAGCTTCGTAATATGATTACTATTTGTTATTTAGTGATCAGCGGAGCTAAAGAAAGGCATGAAAATATAGGATTGCATTACTCTATCGACTACGAGAACAAGTAA
- a CDS encoding DUF7009 family protein: MKLRLLDNSIRLRLNKEDIDELYREGEVWTTSQLGKTSFIYGVKSIERGEMHAEMDGNRLQFLLNVDQVKEWVDTNTVGFSSVQKNDDNSELKLLIEKDFKCLTTRDEDESKNFENPNSTC; the protein is encoded by the coding sequence ATGAAATTAAGATTATTAGACAACAGTATCAGACTTCGTTTAAATAAAGAAGATATTGACGAATTATATAGAGAAGGTGAGGTATGGACAACTTCTCAGTTGGGAAAAACTTCTTTTATCTATGGAGTGAAATCTATCGAAAGAGGAGAGATGCATGCTGAGATGGATGGGAATAGATTGCAATTCTTATTAAATGTCGATCAAGTAAAAGAATGGGTGGATACTAATACTGTTGGTTTCTCATCTGTTCAGAAAAATGATGATAATTCAGAATTAAAACTCTTAATCGAAAAAGATTTTAAATGTCTTACTACCCGAGATGAGGACGAAAGTAAAAACTTTGAAAATCCGAATTCGACTTGTTAA
- a CDS encoding molybdopterin molybdotransferase MoeA — protein sequence MQNQLIEPSLVDEIISKVSLAIGTEKVNLQEALGKTLAEDIHADRDFPPFNRVAMDGIGIHDSMLNPNGNTFLVEGVQAAGAPQLTLKENTNCIEVMTGSMLPEGANVVIPYEWTEKQGDKITVSDFKHAEFMTNIHQQGVDQKKGDVILSKGQQITSAEIGVLATVGYDQVEVIAAPKIAVIATGDELVAVNEVPKDYQIRMSNCYSLQATLKDNGCQSDIYHLVDEYDLLKTKIENLSNEYDILVFSGGVSKGKFDYLPKVFDELGIVKQFHGVKQRPGKPFWFGITKDEKAVFALPGNPVSTFLCSNRYLLPWLTHQLKNNQDNLPTKAYLDVDYSFKKPLTYFLQVKTYFDETGRLMAQPVTGGGSGDLSNLTSANAFLELPADQDNFEKGQQLPIWFYKK from the coding sequence ATGCAAAATCAATTGATAGAACCTTCACTTGTTGATGAGATTATTTCTAAAGTAAGCTTAGCGATAGGTACAGAAAAAGTAAACTTACAAGAGGCTTTAGGAAAGACATTAGCAGAAGATATACATGCGGATAGGGATTTTCCTCCATTTAATAGGGTAGCTATGGATGGTATTGGAATCCACGACTCAATGTTGAATCCAAATGGGAATACATTTTTAGTAGAAGGTGTACAAGCTGCAGGAGCACCTCAACTTACATTAAAAGAAAATACGAACTGTATTGAAGTAATGACGGGTTCTATGCTTCCTGAGGGTGCAAATGTAGTCATCCCTTACGAATGGACTGAAAAGCAAGGTGATAAAATTACAGTGTCAGACTTTAAGCATGCTGAGTTCATGACGAATATTCATCAGCAAGGAGTTGATCAGAAAAAAGGAGATGTGATTTTATCCAAAGGACAACAAATTACTTCAGCAGAAATTGGTGTTTTAGCTACTGTTGGGTATGATCAAGTAGAAGTTATAGCAGCTCCTAAAATTGCAGTGATTGCAACTGGAGATGAATTGGTAGCAGTTAATGAAGTACCTAAGGATTATCAAATCAGAATGTCAAATTGCTATTCGTTACAGGCTACTTTAAAAGACAATGGGTGTCAATCGGATATATATCATTTAGTTGATGAATATGATTTGTTGAAAACAAAAATAGAGAACTTATCTAATGAGTATGATATACTCGTTTTTAGTGGGGGAGTTTCTAAAGGTAAGTTTGATTACTTGCCTAAAGTCTTTGATGAATTGGGTATAGTAAAACAGTTTCATGGTGTGAAACAAAGACCTGGAAAACCATTCTGGTTTGGTATCACAAAAGATGAAAAAGCGGTATTTGCTTTACCTGGAAACCCTGTTTCAACATTTTTATGTTCAAATCGTTATTTGTTGCCATGGTTGACTCATCAATTGAAAAATAATCAAGATAATCTCCCAACAAAGGCGTATCTTGATGTTGATTATTCATTCAAAAAGCCATTGACCTATTTTCTTCAAGTAAAGACCTATTTTGATGAAACTGGAAGACTAATGGCTCAGCCTGTAACAGGTGGTGGTTCTGGTGATTTATCGAACCTTACTTCAGCAAATGCATTTTTAGAATTGCCAGCTGATCAGGATAACTTTGAGAAAGGACAACAATTACCGATTTGGTTTTATAAAAAATAG